From a single Mycolicibacterium moriokaense genomic region:
- a CDS encoding dioxygenase family protein, with protein MTPVLYLSHGAPPLVDDELWVSQLAAWAARIPTPKAILVVSAHWEAAPLTIGSTTTETPLTYDFWGFPEHYYDVTYDAPGAPELAATIEGLMPDGEHVAHDPDRRLDHGAYVPLTVMYPEAVIPVLQISLPTLDPQRLLDLGERVRPLRDDGVLVIGSGFTTHGLPFLDDWSPGAVPPTWSVEFDAWAAERLAAGDVDALIDFRHKAPGMPYAHPTIEHFAPLFVALGASGDPEQAPRQVIDGFWMGLAKRSIELV; from the coding sequence ATGACACCGGTGCTGTACCTCAGCCACGGCGCGCCACCGCTCGTCGACGACGAGCTCTGGGTGTCGCAGCTCGCCGCGTGGGCCGCCCGCATTCCGACACCGAAGGCGATCCTCGTCGTCTCCGCGCACTGGGAGGCCGCGCCCCTGACGATCGGCTCGACAACGACCGAAACCCCGCTGACCTACGACTTCTGGGGCTTCCCGGAGCACTACTACGACGTCACCTACGACGCCCCCGGCGCGCCGGAACTCGCCGCGACCATCGAAGGTCTGATGCCCGACGGCGAACACGTCGCACACGACCCGGACCGCAGGCTCGACCACGGCGCCTATGTGCCGCTGACCGTCATGTATCCGGAAGCCGTCATCCCGGTGCTGCAGATCTCGCTGCCCACGCTCGATCCGCAACGGCTGCTGGACCTCGGCGAGCGGGTCCGACCGCTGCGCGACGACGGGGTCCTCGTCATCGGCTCCGGGTTCACCACCCACGGCCTGCCCTTCCTCGACGACTGGTCGCCGGGCGCCGTCCCGCCGACGTGGTCGGTGGAGTTCGACGCCTGGGCCGCCGAGCGGTTGGCCGCCGGAGACGTCGACGCGCTGATCGACTTCCGCCACAAGGCGCCCGGGATGCCGTACGCGCATCCGACGATCGAGCACTTCGCGCCGCTGTTCGTCGCGCTCGGCGCTTCGGGCGACCCCGAGCAGGCGCCGCGCCAGGTCATCGACGGCTTCTGGATGGGCCTGGCGAAACGGTCGATCGAGCTGGTGTGA
- a CDS encoding class I SAM-dependent methyltransferase, translated as MTTTQEFAERIAGAIDSASLAVLLSIGHQTKLFDTMAALPPSTSAQIAEAAGLNERYVREWLGGAASGQVVDYDPATQTYSLPSHRAAVLTRAAGPDNLARVAQFVSLIGEVEQPILGCFKNGGGLPYSAYPRFHKLMAEMSGEVFDAALVDVILPMADGVPELLRAGADVADIGTGSGHAINVMAKAFPASRFTGIDFSDEGLAVARVEAASLGLANATFIAKDVAALDDSETYDVITVFDAIHDQARPAKVLENIYRALRPGGVLLMVDIKSSSNLEDNVGVPFATYMYTISTAHCMSVSLGLDGDGLGTCWGRQLATSMLADAGFGDVTVREIESDAFNYYYIARK; from the coding sequence ATGACGACAACACAGGAATTCGCCGAACGCATCGCGGGCGCGATCGACAGCGCCAGCCTGGCTGTCCTGTTGTCGATAGGACACCAGACGAAGCTGTTCGACACGATGGCCGCCCTGCCGCCGTCCACCAGCGCGCAGATCGCCGAAGCGGCCGGGCTCAACGAACGCTATGTGCGCGAGTGGCTGGGCGGAGCGGCGTCGGGTCAGGTGGTCGACTACGACCCTGCGACGCAGACGTATTCGTTGCCGAGCCACCGCGCGGCGGTGCTGACGCGCGCGGCAGGCCCGGACAATCTGGCCCGCGTCGCACAGTTCGTTTCGCTCATCGGTGAAGTGGAGCAGCCCATCCTCGGGTGCTTCAAGAACGGCGGCGGATTGCCCTACTCCGCCTATCCGCGCTTCCACAAGTTGATGGCCGAGATGAGCGGCGAGGTCTTCGACGCCGCACTCGTCGACGTCATCCTGCCGATGGCCGACGGGGTGCCCGAGTTACTCCGCGCCGGCGCCGATGTGGCCGACATCGGTACGGGCAGTGGGCATGCCATCAACGTGATGGCAAAGGCGTTCCCGGCCAGTCGATTCACCGGTATCGACTTCTCCGACGAGGGGTTGGCCGTCGCACGCGTCGAGGCGGCATCGCTGGGCCTGGCCAACGCGACGTTCATCGCCAAGGACGTCGCGGCGCTCGATGACAGCGAAACCTACGATGTCATCACGGTTTTCGATGCGATTCACGACCAGGCGAGGCCCGCGAAGGTACTCGAGAACATCTACCGTGCGCTGCGGCCCGGCGGCGTGCTGTTGATGGTCGACATCAAATCGTCGAGCAACCTGGAGGACAACGTCGGCGTGCCGTTCGCGACGTACATGTACACGATCTCGACGGCGCACTGCATGAGTGTGTCGCTGGGCCTCGACGGCGACGGGCTCGGCACGTGCTGGGGTCGGCAGTTGGCGACGTCGATGCTCGCCGACGCCGGCTTCGGTGATGTGACGGTTCGCGAGATCGAGTCCGACGCGTTCAACTACTACTACATCGCGCGCAAGTAG